The Xenopus tropicalis strain Nigerian chromosome 7, UCB_Xtro_10.0, whole genome shotgun sequence genome includes a region encoding these proteins:
- the LOC108648125 gene encoding DNA repair protein RAD50-like isoform X3 translates to MTRGTKTFWYFLLFILFIHLCRGSAEIKDPKNETSAEDINEDIERMINDYRKQFEDVTGKTTSVQTAIKDAKKETSTEESNEDIERMINDYNKQFDDVTGKTTSVQTAIKDPKNEESNEDIERMINDYRKQFEDVTGKTTSVQTAIKDAKNEESNEDIERMINDYNKQFDDVTGKTTSVQTAIKDAKNEESNEDIERMINDYNKQFDDVTGKTTSVQTAIKDAKNEESNEDIERMINDYMKQFEDVTGKTTSVQTTDKQEEDVEETTSGVERQIANQMRSTMTTTTNTNDKFRMMVKSLENNNQMNLIIICSVLGSGFLMVIAILLCIARSLSKLSREKDQLSEAEQGNL, encoded by the exons ctgAAATAAAAGATCCTAAAAATGAGACAAGTGCTGAAGATATCAATGAAGACATAGAGa GAATGATCAACGACTATAGGAAACAGTTTGAAGATGTTACTGGGAAAACCACATCTGTGCAAA ctGCAATAAAAGATGCTAAAAAGGAGACAAGCACTGAAGAAAGCAATGAAGACATAGAGa GAATGATCAACGACTATAATAAACAGTTTGACGATGTTACTGGGAAAACCACATCTGTGCAAA ctgCAATAAAAGATCCTAAAAATGAAGAAAGTAATGAAGACATAGAGa GAATGATCAACGACTATAGGAAACAGTTTGAAGATGTTACTGGGAAAACCACATCTGTGCAAA ctgCAATAAAAGATGCTAAAAATGAAGAAAGCAATGAAGACATAGAGa GAATGATCAACGACTATAATAAACAGTTTGACGATGTTACTGGGAAAACCACATCTGTGCAAA ctgCAATAAAAGATGCTAAAAATGAAGAAAGCAATGAAGACATAGAGa GAATGATCAACGACTATAATAAACAGTTTGACGATGTTACTGGGAAAACCACATCTGTGCAAA ctgcAATAAAAGATGCTAAAAATGAAGAAAGCAATGAAGACATAGAGa GAATGATCAACGACTATATGAAACAGTTTGAAGATGTTACTGGGAAAACCACATCTGTGCAAA CAACAGATAAACAAGAGGAGGATGTAGAAGAAACAACTAGTGGAGTTGAGAGAC AAATCGCTAACCAGATGAGATCAACTATGACAACTACAACAAATACAAATG ATAAATTCCGAATGATGGTTAAAAGCTTGGAGAACAACAATCAAATGAATCTGATTATCATTTGTTCAGTCCTGGGAAGTGGATTTTTAATGGTGATTGCCATATTGCTGTGCATAGCAAGGTCCCTTTCAAAATTATCCAG AGAAAAGGACCAACTGTCTGAGGCAGAACAAG GAAATTTATAA
- the LOC108648125 gene encoding DNA repair protein RAD50-like isoform X1, protein MTRGTKTFWYFLLFILFIHLCRGSAEIKDPKNETSAEDINEDIERMINDYRKQFEDVTGKTTSVQTAIKDAKKETSTEESNEDIERMINDYNKQFDDVTGKTTSVQTAIKDPKNEESNEDIERMINDYRKQFEDVTGKTTSVQTAIKDAKNEESNEDIERMINDYNKQFDDVTGKTTSVQTAIKDPKNEESNEDIERMINDYRKQFEDVTGKTTSVQTAIKDAKNEESNEDIERMINDYNKQFDDVTGKTTSVQTAIKDAKNEESNEDIERMINDYMKQFEDVTGKTTSVQTTDKQEEDVEETTSGVERQIANQMRSTMTTTTNTNDKFRMMVKSLENNNQMNLIIICSVLGSGFLMVIAILLCIARSLSKLSREKDQLSEAEQGNL, encoded by the exons ctgAAATAAAAGATCCTAAAAATGAGACAAGTGCTGAAGATATCAATGAAGACATAGAGa GAATGATCAACGACTATAGGAAACAGTTTGAAGATGTTACTGGGAAAACCACATCTGTGCAAA ctGCAATAAAAGATGCTAAAAAGGAGACAAGCACTGAAGAAAGCAATGAAGACATAGAGa GAATGATCAACGACTATAATAAACAGTTTGACGATGTTACTGGGAAAACCACATCTGTGCAAA ctgCAATAAAAGATCCTAAAAATGAAGAAAGTAATGAAGACATAGAGa GAATGATCAACGACTATAGGAAACAGTTTGAAGATGTTACTGGGAAAACCACATCTGTGCAAA ctgCAATAAAAGATGCTAAAAATGAAGAAAGCAATGAAGACATAGAGa GAATGATCAACGACTATAATAAACAGTTTGACGATGTTACTGGGAAAACCACATCTGTGCAAA ctgCAATAAAAGATCCTAAAAATGAAGAAAGTAATGAAGACATAGAGa GAATGATCAACGACTATAGGAAACAGTTTGAAGATGTTACTGGGAAAACCACATCTGTGCAAA ctgCAATAAAAGATGCTAAAAATGAAGAAAGCAATGAAGACATAGAGa GAATGATCAACGACTATAATAAACAGTTTGACGATGTTACTGGGAAAACCACATCTGTGCAAA ctgcAATAAAAGATGCTAAAAATGAAGAAAGCAATGAAGACATAGAGa GAATGATCAACGACTATATGAAACAGTTTGAAGATGTTACTGGGAAAACCACATCTGTGCAAA CAACAGATAAACAAGAGGAGGATGTAGAAGAAACAACTAGTGGAGTTGAGAGAC AAATCGCTAACCAGATGAGATCAACTATGACAACTACAACAAATACAAATG ATAAATTCCGAATGATGGTTAAAAGCTTGGAGAACAACAATCAAATGAATCTGATTATCATTTGTTCAGTCCTGGGAAGTGGATTTTTAATGGTGATTGCCATATTGCTGTGCATAGCAAGGTCCCTTTCAAAATTATCCAG AGAAAAGGACCAACTGTCTGAGGCAGAACAAG GAAATTTATAA
- the LOC108648125 gene encoding uncharacterized protein LOC108648125 isoform X2, producing MTRGTKTFWYFLLFILFIHLCRGSAEIKDPKNETSAEDINEDIERMINDYRKQFEDVTGKTTSVQTAIKDAKKETSTEESNEDIERMINDYNKQFDDVTGKTTSVQTAIKDAKNEESNEDIERMINDYNKQFDDVTGKTTSVQTAIKDPKNEESNEDIERMINDYRKQFEDVTGKTTSVQTAIKDAKNEESNEDIERMINDYNKQFDDVTGKTTSVQTAIKDAKNEESNEDIERMINDYMKQFEDVTGKTTSVQTTDKQEEDVEETTSGVERQIANQMRSTMTTTTNTNDKFRMMVKSLENNNQMNLIIICSVLGSGFLMVIAILLCIARSLSKLSREKDQLSEAEQGNL from the exons ctgAAATAAAAGATCCTAAAAATGAGACAAGTGCTGAAGATATCAATGAAGACATAGAGa GAATGATCAACGACTATAGGAAACAGTTTGAAGATGTTACTGGGAAAACCACATCTGTGCAAA ctGCAATAAAAGATGCTAAAAAGGAGACAAGCACTGAAGAAAGCAATGAAGACATAGAGa GAATGATCAACGACTATAATAAACAGTTTGACGATGTTACTGGGAAAACCACATCTGTGCAAA ctgCAATAAAAGATGCTAAAAATGAAGAAAGCAATGAAGACATAGAGa GAATGATCAACGACTATAATAAACAGTTTGACGATGTTACTGGGAAAACCACATCTGTGCAAA ctgCAATAAAAGATCCTAAAAATGAAGAAAGTAATGAAGACATAGAGa GAATGATCAACGACTATAGGAAACAGTTTGAAGATGTTACTGGGAAAACCACATCTGTGCAAA ctgCAATAAAAGATGCTAAAAATGAAGAAAGCAATGAAGACATAGAGa GAATGATCAACGACTATAATAAACAGTTTGACGATGTTACTGGGAAAACCACATCTGTGCAAA ctgcAATAAAAGATGCTAAAAATGAAGAAAGCAATGAAGACATAGAGa GAATGATCAACGACTATATGAAACAGTTTGAAGATGTTACTGGGAAAACCACATCTGTGCAAA CAACAGATAAACAAGAGGAGGATGTAGAAGAAACAACTAGTGGAGTTGAGAGAC AAATCGCTAACCAGATGAGATCAACTATGACAACTACAACAAATACAAATG ATAAATTCCGAATGATGGTTAAAAGCTTGGAGAACAACAATCAAATGAATCTGATTATCATTTGTTCAGTCCTGGGAAGTGGATTTTTAATGGTGATTGCCATATTGCTGTGCATAGCAAGGTCCCTTTCAAAATTATCCAG AGAAAAGGACCAACTGTCTGAGGCAGAACAAG GAAATTTATAA